One region of Malania oleifera isolate guangnan ecotype guangnan chromosome 6, ASM2987363v1, whole genome shotgun sequence genomic DNA includes:
- the LOC131157737 gene encoding indole-3-pyruvate monooxygenase YUCCA2 — MDYSAEKAGKQLHDPLFNKKPAAAASPPRVWVGGPLIVGAGPSGLASAACLKALNVPSLILERADCVAPLWQLNTYDRLRLHLPKQFCELPLMPFPKSFPAYPGKHQFVDYLRSYAAGFNLSIVFGARVVAAEFDARSGWWRVRAVVGREKEEREYVSRWLVVAAGENAEAVVPEMEGMGEYEGRVVHTSVYRSGEEFRGKRVMVVGCGNSGMEVSLDLCGYNASPHLVVRDSVHVLPQEMLGMSTFGVSMWLLKWLPVSLVDRLLLMVSDFMLGDTARLGLRRPKIGPLQFKNKSGKTPVLDVGTIALIKRGHIKVRPGIKRLTQHGVEFVDGSIENFDAIVLATGYKSNVPSWLKENDWFSKQDGMPKKPFPDGWKGEQGLYTVGFSKRGLLGASIDARRIAQDIHQNAAKLGLINNSHAHN; from the exons ATGGATTACTCTGCAGAAAAGGCAGGCAAACAGCTGCACGACCCACTCTTCAACAAGAAGCCAGCGGCCGCCGCCTCCCCGCCTCGGGTATGGGTGGGCGGACCCCTCATCGTGGGCGCCGGCCCGTCGGGCCTCGCCTCCGCCGCGTGCCTCAAAGCGCTAAACGTTCCGAGCTTGATCTTGGAGAGGGCCGACTGCGTGGCTCCTCTGTGGCAGCTCAACACCTACGACCGCCTCCGCCTGCATCTCCCAAAGCAATTCTGCGAGCTCCCTCTCATGCCATTCCCCAAGAGTTTCCCTGCCTATCCGGGTAAGCACCAGTTCGTGGACTACCTGAGGTCCTACGCCGCCGGTTTCAATCTGAGCATCGTGTTCGGGGCGAGGGTGGTGGCGGCGGAGTTCGATGCGAGGAGCGGGTGGTGGCGGGTGAGGGCGGTGGtggggagagagaaagaggagagggAGTATGTGAGCCGGTGGCTGGTGGTGGCGGCGGGGGAGAATGCCGAGGCGGTGGTGCCGGAGATGGAGGGGATGGGGGAGTATGAGGGGAGGGTGGTGCATACGAGTGTGTACAGGAGTGGGGAGGAGTTTAGGGGTAAGAGGGTAATGGTGGTAGGGTGTGGGAACTCGGGCATGGAGGTGAGTTTGGATCTTTGCGGCTATAATGCAAGCCCCCACCTCGTGGTTAGAGACTCG GTGCACGTATTGCCACAAGAGATGCTGGGAATGTCGACGTTTGGGGTGTCCATGTGGTTGCTGAAGTGGCTGCCGGTGAGCCTGGTCGACCGGCTTTTGCTCATGGTGTCAGACTTCATGCTGGGCGACACCGCCCGCCTAGGCCTCCGCCGCCCCAAGATCGGCCCTCTCCAATTCAAGAACAAGTCCGGCAAGACCCCCGTCTTGGATGTTGGCACCATCGCACTCATCAAAAGAGGCCACATCAAG GTTCGCCCGGGTATAAAGCGACTAACACAGCATGGTGTGGAGTTCGTTGATGGAAGTATAGAGAATTTTGATGCTATCGTCTTAGCCACAGGTTACAAAAGCAATGTACCTTCTTGGTTAAAG GAGAATGATTGGTTTTCAAAGCAAGATGGAATGCCAAAGAAGCCATTCCCAGATGGATGGAAAGGGGAGCAGGGCTTGTACACAGTGGGATTTTCGAAACGAGGGCTGCTTGGTGCCTCCATAGATGCCAGAAGGATCGCACAAGATATACACCAAAATGCAGCAAAGCTTGGCCTCATAAACAATTCCCatgcacacaattaa